GTGAAAAAAAAATTACAAATATTCAAAAAAAAACCAATTAAGTATTCATTTATTGTCATTGGCATGATCCTCTTAGTGGTCATTAGCAATTTGTATCTGCAATGGTGTCAAAATGAATTATCACTGGAATTAGTCTTCAAATTTGCTTTTTCATGGCATACAGAAAAATTTATTTTAGGAAGCCTTGTCTTGCTCATTTTTTTACTATTTTTATGTAGTTTGGCAGGCTCGCTTATTTTAGGCAGTGTCTTATATGCGATCACTATCGGTATCTTAGGGTTTGCTGACTATCAAAAAATGTTTTATCGTACTGAGCCAATATATCCTGATGATTTAAAAATGATCACAGAGTTTGGTTTGCTGAGAGAAATGATCGGCACGATTCCGTTTGTTTTGATTCTTTTGATTGCAGGAGTAGGTTTATTCTTTTTCGGAAAGGCAATGTACAAAAGCCGGCTATTACCGAAAAAAATCCAGATCATCCGCCTGTCAAGTTTAGTCGTAACAATAGGGTTGTTGGTTTATGTGAGTAATTTTAATAATCCAAATAACCTATTACGAAAAGCATATGATAAAACAGCACTTTGGATTCCTTACAGTCAGAAAATGAATTATTATAACACCGGATTTATGGGTGGTTTTCTATATAATCTCAAGGTTGAAGCGATGGATAAGCCAGATAATTACTCTAAAAAGACCATTGAAGCAATTACCAGTAAGTATACAAAAACTGCTCAAGAAGTAAGTGGTTCATCCGAAGCAGAACAGCCAAATATTATTTTTGTCATGAGTGAAAGTTTCTCTGATCCGCAAAATTTGACTGGTGTGACAGTGGATCAAAACCCTTTAAAATCCTATGACGAGATTGCTAAAACAACTTATAGTGGGAAAATGCTATCGCAAAATTATGGTGGGGGAACGGCTAATATCGAATTTGAAGCGTTGACTAGTTTTTCGATGGAGCTATTTAATCCACAATTAACAACGCCATACACAATGCTGATTCCAAAAATGACCGAAATACCTTCGATCGTTTCACTTTTAAAAAATCAAGATTACCAAGCAACAGCAATCCATCCTTATAATACCTCAATGTATAAACGCAAAGATGTCTATAAAACGCTT
The DNA window shown above is from Enterococcus sp. 12C11_DIV0727 and carries:
- a CDS encoding LTA synthase family protein, yielding MKKKLQIFKKKPIKYSFIVIGMILLVVISNLYLQWCQNELSLELVFKFAFSWHTEKFILGSLVLLIFLLFLCSLAGSLILGSVLYAITIGILGFADYQKMFYRTEPIYPDDLKMITEFGLLREMIGTIPFVLILLIAGVGLFFFGKAMYKSRLLPKKIQIIRLSSLVVTIGLLVYVSNFNNPNNLLRKAYDKTALWIPYSQKMNYYNTGFMGGFLYNLKVEAMDKPDNYSKKTIEAITSKYTKTAQEVSGSSEAEQPNIIFVMSESFSDPQNLTGVTVDQNPLKSYDEIAKTTYSGKMLSQNYGGGTANIEFEALTSFSMELFNPQLTTPYTMLIPKMTEIPSIVSLLKNQDYQATAIHPYNTSMYKRKDVYKTLGFDQFISEETMTYKDKLQNNPYISDESAYKEVLDLLEDEDNPQFVHLVTMQTHMPYSDKYTSTDYSSKSQGNKKAIDSYMQDVAYSSEALKEFTTALKDVKRRTLVVFWGDHLPSIYSDEIKADNDEVRMHETEFLMYDNQQKLSDKKNHDALSSPFYFAPTLFDQSNMQMTGFYQLLSELEKQVPAFEKGFYYKDQQWSQTLTLNQVQKELYEDYRLIQYDIVSGENYSLKTDFFN